In Drosophila subpulchrella strain 33 F10 #4 breed RU33 chromosome 3R, RU_Dsub_v1.1 Primary Assembly, whole genome shotgun sequence, the following are encoded in one genomic region:
- the LOC119546232 gene encoding tetratricopeptide repeat protein 14 homolog isoform X1, whose protein sequence is MNFEYIGHALGYHGQPLQKIWDDERGVEDLRLMGLTQVNFAVYQERQKFFTFQERAKRLKMHQFLARKATELYDRTMVANVMEDSVLAQANTYMAQMPPFEFFLNVKDKRKGWAHRLAALKQGDIIYTQVIRLLNGNRLLVKPLCSGEPKHAYLADIPIKAMILQDYWGPLPLDKQGNPRSFAQNDILRCEINSISADTERLSLNMIGMFNQPPELKFGLCDINELPKYYRKIHNLEHPSATHFEDDLNAALEFENPNYDLLFQINGLQPNENFSLMSHLKAGFPEAENAAELRQKQASQWAFRSVADGIEHFKNGQQVEAFQCLNKALNIDPRNVEGLVARGALYANRGSFLKGLQDFEKALNLNKYHVNARKYMGETLVALGRSYEEENRIPEAVKAYSDCLNLLPQHEEARQSLDALQRSGDGKHRVSADRINLAGGASSDESTSSSGSESESEDQAGKVKSNISQPFYAQNSNQPPGEEKLAVIDAQKANEFRLDDDETVSSVRKLLREASKHKKAKKKGKKKKDKKEKEKRRSRTKSELEDPMELLKKMDFQEAFRQDKLMNSTSSEAELKAKIKNYLKDGNGGGDSPPPPPPMKKTVAPPKKSIFDTMGPSTSRHAAAVGGFGGDHPPPAPKYQEQKKPLEPSPKLSFQIKKRPLQMDKLGMLRLAAPVEPLRSGRSSSSRSRSRSRSRSRSRSRYRRRGRNSRSRHRSRRRGSRSDSRSRSRSRSRSRRRRSYSRSRSPSPRRYGNRFVVGRYRYRRDRRSRSFHRRRTPSPFVPRRSPSAFANRRTPSPFVPRRTPSPASRYRRTRSRSRSRSRSLSPRSQSRYPPRGRGRGRSTMDRSKYSWYNHDRRSVSRAVEPNGKDERSSKAASPEKDGANDKEVAKPVTEAEPTVEQVDEMIKEAQKERKQELIEATKEVKE, encoded by the exons ATGAACTTCGAGTACATCGGCCATGCCCTGGGCTACCATGGACAGCCGCTGCAAAAGATCTGGGACGATGAGCGGGGCGTGGAAGACCTGCGGCTGATGGGCCTCACGCAGGTGAACTTTGCGGTCTACCAGGAACGCCAGAAGTTCTTCACGTTCCAGGAGCGGGCCAAGCGGCTCAAGATGCATCAGTTTCTGGCGCGGAAGGCCACCGAACTGTACGATCGCACTATGGTGGCCAATGTTATGGAGGATTCCGTGCTGGCACAAG CCAACACCTATATGGCCCAGATGCCGCCATTCGAGTTCTTTCTAAATGTGAAGGACAAACGCAAGGGGTGGGCCCACCGCCTGGCTGCCTTGAAACAGGGCGATATCATCTACACCCAGGTGATAAGACTGCTCAATGGCAACCGGCTTTTAGTGAAGCCACTTTGCTCCGGCGAACCCAAGCACGCCTACCTGGCCGACATACCCATAAAG GCCATGATCCTGCAGGACTACTGGGGTCCCTTGCCCCTGGACAAGCAGGGAAATCCGCGTAGCTTTGCCCAAAATGACATCCTGCGCTGCGAGATCAACAGCATATCTGCTGATACCGAACGGCTTAGCCTCAATATGATTGGCATGTTTAACCAACCGCCGGAATTGAAGTTTGGTCTGTGCGACATTAACGAGTTGCCCAAGTATTATCG TAAAATACATAACCTGGAACATCCCTCTGCTACACACTTCGAGGATGACCTAAACGCAGCCTTGGAGTTCGAAAATCCAAACTACGATCTACTGTTCCAGATAAACGGCCTGCAGCCCAATGAAAATTTTTCCCTAATGAGCCATCTGAAGGCGGGATTCCCGGAGGCGGAAAACGCCGCGGAGCTGCGCCAGAAGCAGGCCTCCCAATGGGCCTTCCG CTCCGTGGCTGATGGCATCGAGCACTTTAAGAACGGCCAGCAGGTCGAAGCTTTTCAGTGCCTGAACAAGGCTCTGAACATTGATCCGCGCAATGTTGAGGGTCTGGTGGCCCGCGGTGCCCTCTACGCGAACCGGGGCAGCTTCCTAAAGGGACTGCAGGACTTTGAAAAGGCTCTGAACCTGAACAAGTACCATGTGAACGCGCGCAAGTACATGGGCGAAACGCTAGTGGCTCTGGGTCGTAGCTATGAGGAGGAGAACCGCATACCCGAGGCGGTCAAGGCCTACAGTGACTGCTTGAACCTGCTGCCGCAGCACGAGGAGGCACGCCAGTCGTTGGACGCACTGCAGCGAAGTGGAGACGGTAAGCATAGAGTAAGCGCCGACCGAATCAACCTGGCCGGTGGCGCCTCCTCGGACGAGTCCACCTCATCGAGTGGCAGTGAAAGTGAAAGCGAAGATCAGG CTGGAAAGGTCAAGAGTAACATCAGTCAGCCATTCTATGCCCAAAATTCCAATCAACCGCCGGGGGAGGAAAAGTTGGCCGTAATCGATGCCCAAAAGGCCAACGAGTTCCGGCTGGACGATGATGAGACTGTGTCCAGTGTGAGGAAGCTTCTGCGGGAGGCTAGTAAGCACAAGAAGGCCAAGAAGAAGGGCAAGAAAAAAAAGGACAAGAAGGAAAAGGAGAAGAGGAGGTCCAGGACCAAGTCCGAGCTGGAGGATCCCATGGAGTTGCTCAAGAAGATGGACTTTCAGGAAGCCTTCAG ACAAGACAA GCTAATGAACAGCACCAGCAGTGAGGCGGAACTTAAAGCCAAGATCAAAAACTACCTAAAAGATGGAAATGGTGGAGGAGACTCACCGCCACCCCCACCGCCGATGAAAAAAACAGTAGCTCCACCCAAAAAATCTATCTTCGACACCATGGGACCCAGCACATCGCGTCATGCGGCCGCCGTGGGTGGATTTGGAGGCGACCATCCACCGCCAGCGCCCAAGTATCAGGAGCAAAAGAAACCCCTGGAGCCGTCGCCAAAGCTCTCTTTTCAGATCAAAAAACGACCACTGCAGATGGATAAGCTGGGAATGCTGCGTCTGGCGGCGCCAGTGGAACCACTAAGAAGCGGACGGAGCAGCAGCTCGCGCAGCCGCAGTAGGAGTCGAAGCCGCTCGCGTAGTCGCTCGCGTTATCGTAGGCGCGGAAGAAATTCGCGCTCGCGTCATCGCAGCCGTCGTCGTGGCTCGCGATCCGACTCCAGATCCAGGTCAAGAAGCAGGTCGCGATCCCGTCGGCGTCGCAGCTACTCGCGTTCTCGCAGTCCCTCGCCACGCCGCTATGGGAATCGCTTTGTGGTCGGACGCTATCGGTACCGCCGAGATCGCCGTTCACGGTCCTTCCATCGTCGGAGGACACCATCGCCCTTCGTGCCAAGGCGCTCGCCCTCAGCCTTTGCCAACCGCCGCACGCCCTCGCCGTTTGTGCCCCGTCGCACACCATCACCGGCGTCCCGCTATCGACGCACTCGCTCCCGCAGCCGCTCCCGTTCCCGCAGTCTGAGTCCGCGTAGTCAGTCGCGCTACCCACCTAGGGGTAGGGGCCGTGGTCGTAGCACTATGGATCGCAGCAAGTACTCCTGGTACAATCACGATAGACGCAGTGTTTCCCGCGCTGTGGAGCCAAATGGCAAGGATGAGAGGAGCTCTAAAGCAGCTTCGCCGGAAAAAGATGGTGCAAATGACAAGGAGGTTGCAAAGCCAGTGACCGAAGCCGAGCCCACCGTCGAGCAGGTGGACGAAATGATCAAAGAGGCGCAGAAGGAGCGCAAACAAGAACTCATCGAGGCGACCAAGGAGGTCAAGGAGTAG
- the LOC119546253 gene encoding GTP:AMP phosphotransferase AK3, mitochondrial, whose protein sequence is MYTKIFRAVIIGAPGSGKGTISELICKNHGCVHISTGDILRQNIIKNTELGRKAKEFIAAGKLVPDSIVTKTMLARITEVGNRSYILDGFPRNIAQAQALEAREQIDAVITLDIPHDVIIDRVKHRWIHAPSGRVYNIGFQDPKVPGKDDVTGEPLTQREDDKPHVVARRLELYDELMSPVIAWYKEKGLVATFKGKQTKEIWPRMELFLRDRMNA, encoded by the coding sequence atgtatacGAAAATCTTTCGCGCTGTGATAATCGGAGCCCCGGGCTCGGGCAAGGGTACTATTTCCGAGCTGATTTGCAAGAACCATGGATGCGTCCACATTTCCACGGGTGACATTCTGCGCCAGAACATCATAAAGAACACGGAGCTGGGCAGAAAGGCCAAGGAGTTTATCGCTGCCGGTAAATTGGTGCCAGATTCAATTGTGACCAAGACAATGTTGGCCCGGATAACCGAGGTGGGCAACAGGTCGTACATCCTGGACGGATTCCCGCGCAACATCGCCCAGGCCCAGGCACTGGAAGCTCGTGAGCAGATCGATGCGGTGATCACGCTGGACATTCCACACGATGTGATTATCGATCGGGTCAAGCACCGTTGGATTCACGCGCCCTCTGGCAGGGTGTACAACATAGGGTTCCAAGATCCCAAAGTGCCTGGCAAAGATGATGTCACGGGAGAACCGCTGACTCAGCGCGAGGACGACAAGCCACATGTGGTGGCCAGGCGACTGGAGCTGTACGATGAACTGATGAGTCCCGTGATAGCCTGGTACAAAGAAAAAGGCCTTGTTGCCACTTTTAAGGGAAAACAGACCAAGGAGATCTGGCCGCGGATGGAGCTCTTCCTCAGGGACCGCATGAACGCGTAA
- the LOC119546246 gene encoding arrestin domain-containing protein 17 produces MESERLRITLDCADRVYFAGDIIRGEIWMNVNKRTKIRAIKVQVTGKGKCKWMEILRKNSNNNEYSRSLFYTSKEVYEHSETPLPDFEPRGLELSPGEHTFVFEVALGRQLPSSFKGSYGGIKYKMRVLIQRPWTFDERHTIPFTVVKNMPLQPSQRSIPSSLEKQVTKTISLFGTRPITLLALLPEDFAVRGEPLRICATVINNSTTAVEKLRFSVLQYVTYYSHVPLRVQKVECIAVATKETGSVQKKTERSFAHELLLPEGAQPTDEQMSGVITIVYELRVEAVLRGFFKNLILNLPFKVYSQDTSNRLSSIRPPPPPRPNDGPPGPDASSGNPFEPALPVYPSLDSSIGSPSHSLQFSECSSINSITSDSSAATLSPAVGGGIGGMELSYTSGSQSSQYGSPSARASLRSSNVPYMPYSSSPLMVQSYPPAHVPTYPLPESPQYSLLALTPPPTGAVPPTANGAVGGGGGGGAPGYSQLPSTSASASFLQPRQAPGAHELPPSYEELFGLANAPPGTPK; encoded by the exons CGATTAAGGTGCAGGTCACCGGCAAGGGGAAGTGCAAGTGGATGGAGATCCTGCGAAAGAACTCCAACAACAACGAGTATTCCCGCAGCCTTTTCTACACGAGCAAGGAGGTGTACGAGCACAGCGAGACTCCCCTGCCTGATTTCGAGCCCCGTGGTCTGGAACTTTCGCCCGGGGAGCATACGTTCGTCTTCGAGGTGGCTCTGGGTCGCCAACTCCCCTCGAGCTTTAAGGGCAGCTATGGCGGCATCAAGTACAAGATGCGCGTGCTCATCCAGCGGCCTTGGACCTTCGATGAGCGGCACACGATTCCGTTCACCGTCGTGAAAAACATGCCGCTGCAGCCTTCGCAACGCAGTATACCCAGTTCGCTCGAGAAGCAGGTTACCAAGACGATCAGCTTGTTTGGGACACGACCCATCACTTTGCTGGCCCTTTTGCCGGAGGACTTTGCGGTGCGGGGAGAGCCACTCAGGATTTGCGCCACTGTGATCAACAACAGCACCACCGCCGTGGAAAAGCTGCGCTTCAGTGTCCTCCAGTACGTCACCTACTACAGCCATGTGCCGCTGCGGGTGCAGAAGGTGGAGTGCATAGCGGTGGCCACCAAGGAGACGGGCTCGGTGCAaaagaaaaccgagcgcaGCTTTGCCCACGAGTTGCTCTTGCCCGAAGGAGCTCAGCCCACGGATGAGCAGATGAGCGGCGTCATTACCATCGTTTACGAGCTACGCGTAGAGGCGGTGCTGCGGGGATTCTTTAAGAACCTGATCTTGAATCTTCCCTTCAAAGTGTATTCGCAGGATACGTCGAATAGGCTGAGTTCGATCCGCCCGCCGCCTCCACCTCGACCAAACGACGGTCCACCTGGTCCGGATGCTAGCTCCGGCAATCCCTTCGAGCCCGCCTTGCCGGTCTATCCATCGCTAGACTCCTCCATCGGCTCGCCCTCGCACTCCTTACAGTTCAGCGAGTGCAGCTCCATCAACTCGATAACCTCGGACTCCTCGGCGGCCACTCTGAGTCCCGCCGTGGGCGGAGGAATCGGTGGCATGGAGCTGTCCTACACCTCGGGTTCGCAGTCCTCGCAGTATGGAAGTCCCTCGGCCAGGGCTAGCCTGCGCAGCTCCAATGTGCCCTACATGCCCTACTCGTCCAGTCCGCTAATGGTGCAGTCGTATCCGCCAGCCCACGTGCCCACTTATCCACTGCCGGAGTCGCCGCAGTACTCGCTCCTTGCCCTGACACCACCGCCAACTGGAGCCGTTCCTCCGACAGCGAATGGAGCAgtaggcggaggaggaggaggaggagcaccGGGATACAGCCAACTGCCATCCACCTCGGCCTCAGCCTCGTTTCTTCAGCCGCGCCAGGCTCCTGGAGCGCATGAGTTGC CACCTTCCTATGAAGAGCTCTTCGGCTTGGCCAACGCCCCTCCTGGAACTCCGAAGTAA
- the LOC119546232 gene encoding tetratricopeptide repeat protein 14 homolog isoform X2, whose translation MNFEYIGHALGYHGQPLQKIWDDERGVEDLRLMGLTQVNFAVYQERQKFFTFQERAKRLKMHQFLARKATELYDRTMVANVMEDSVLAQANTYMAQMPPFEFFLNVKDKRKGWAHRLAALKQGDIIYTQVIRLLNGNRLLVKPLCSGEPKHAYLADIPIKAMILQDYWGPLPLDKQGNPRSFAQNDILRCEINSISADTERLSLNMIGMFNQPPELKFGLCDINELPKYYRKIHNLEHPSATHFEDDLNAALEFENPNYDLLFQINGLQPNENFSLMSHLKAGFPEAENAAELRQKQASQWAFRSVADGIEHFKNGQQVEAFQCLNKALNIDPRNVEGLVARGALYANRGSFLKGLQDFEKALNLNKYHVNARKYMGETLVALGRSYEEENRIPEAVKAYSDCLNLLPQHEEARQSLDALQRSGDGKHRVSADRINLAGGASSDESTSSSGSESESEDQAGKVKSNISQPFYAQNSNQPPGEEKLAVIDAQKANEFRLDDDETVSSVRKLLREASKHKKAKKKGKKKKDKKEKEKRRSRTKSELEDPMELLKKMDFQEAFRLMNSTSSEAELKAKIKNYLKDGNGGGDSPPPPPPMKKTVAPPKKSIFDTMGPSTSRHAAAVGGFGGDHPPPAPKYQEQKKPLEPSPKLSFQIKKRPLQMDKLGMLRLAAPVEPLRSGRSSSSRSRSRSRSRSRSRSRYRRRGRNSRSRHRSRRRGSRSDSRSRSRSRSRSRRRRSYSRSRSPSPRRYGNRFVVGRYRYRRDRRSRSFHRRRTPSPFVPRRSPSAFANRRTPSPFVPRRTPSPASRYRRTRSRSRSRSRSLSPRSQSRYPPRGRGRGRSTMDRSKYSWYNHDRRSVSRAVEPNGKDERSSKAASPEKDGANDKEVAKPVTEAEPTVEQVDEMIKEAQKERKQELIEATKEVKE comes from the exons ATGAACTTCGAGTACATCGGCCATGCCCTGGGCTACCATGGACAGCCGCTGCAAAAGATCTGGGACGATGAGCGGGGCGTGGAAGACCTGCGGCTGATGGGCCTCACGCAGGTGAACTTTGCGGTCTACCAGGAACGCCAGAAGTTCTTCACGTTCCAGGAGCGGGCCAAGCGGCTCAAGATGCATCAGTTTCTGGCGCGGAAGGCCACCGAACTGTACGATCGCACTATGGTGGCCAATGTTATGGAGGATTCCGTGCTGGCACAAG CCAACACCTATATGGCCCAGATGCCGCCATTCGAGTTCTTTCTAAATGTGAAGGACAAACGCAAGGGGTGGGCCCACCGCCTGGCTGCCTTGAAACAGGGCGATATCATCTACACCCAGGTGATAAGACTGCTCAATGGCAACCGGCTTTTAGTGAAGCCACTTTGCTCCGGCGAACCCAAGCACGCCTACCTGGCCGACATACCCATAAAG GCCATGATCCTGCAGGACTACTGGGGTCCCTTGCCCCTGGACAAGCAGGGAAATCCGCGTAGCTTTGCCCAAAATGACATCCTGCGCTGCGAGATCAACAGCATATCTGCTGATACCGAACGGCTTAGCCTCAATATGATTGGCATGTTTAACCAACCGCCGGAATTGAAGTTTGGTCTGTGCGACATTAACGAGTTGCCCAAGTATTATCG TAAAATACATAACCTGGAACATCCCTCTGCTACACACTTCGAGGATGACCTAAACGCAGCCTTGGAGTTCGAAAATCCAAACTACGATCTACTGTTCCAGATAAACGGCCTGCAGCCCAATGAAAATTTTTCCCTAATGAGCCATCTGAAGGCGGGATTCCCGGAGGCGGAAAACGCCGCGGAGCTGCGCCAGAAGCAGGCCTCCCAATGGGCCTTCCG CTCCGTGGCTGATGGCATCGAGCACTTTAAGAACGGCCAGCAGGTCGAAGCTTTTCAGTGCCTGAACAAGGCTCTGAACATTGATCCGCGCAATGTTGAGGGTCTGGTGGCCCGCGGTGCCCTCTACGCGAACCGGGGCAGCTTCCTAAAGGGACTGCAGGACTTTGAAAAGGCTCTGAACCTGAACAAGTACCATGTGAACGCGCGCAAGTACATGGGCGAAACGCTAGTGGCTCTGGGTCGTAGCTATGAGGAGGAGAACCGCATACCCGAGGCGGTCAAGGCCTACAGTGACTGCTTGAACCTGCTGCCGCAGCACGAGGAGGCACGCCAGTCGTTGGACGCACTGCAGCGAAGTGGAGACGGTAAGCATAGAGTAAGCGCCGACCGAATCAACCTGGCCGGTGGCGCCTCCTCGGACGAGTCCACCTCATCGAGTGGCAGTGAAAGTGAAAGCGAAGATCAGG CTGGAAAGGTCAAGAGTAACATCAGTCAGCCATTCTATGCCCAAAATTCCAATCAACCGCCGGGGGAGGAAAAGTTGGCCGTAATCGATGCCCAAAAGGCCAACGAGTTCCGGCTGGACGATGATGAGACTGTGTCCAGTGTGAGGAAGCTTCTGCGGGAGGCTAGTAAGCACAAGAAGGCCAAGAAGAAGGGCAAGAAAAAAAAGGACAAGAAGGAAAAGGAGAAGAGGAGGTCCAGGACCAAGTCCGAGCTGGAGGATCCCATGGAGTTGCTCAAGAAGATGGACTTTCAGGAAGCCTTCAG GCTAATGAACAGCACCAGCAGTGAGGCGGAACTTAAAGCCAAGATCAAAAACTACCTAAAAGATGGAAATGGTGGAGGAGACTCACCGCCACCCCCACCGCCGATGAAAAAAACAGTAGCTCCACCCAAAAAATCTATCTTCGACACCATGGGACCCAGCACATCGCGTCATGCGGCCGCCGTGGGTGGATTTGGAGGCGACCATCCACCGCCAGCGCCCAAGTATCAGGAGCAAAAGAAACCCCTGGAGCCGTCGCCAAAGCTCTCTTTTCAGATCAAAAAACGACCACTGCAGATGGATAAGCTGGGAATGCTGCGTCTGGCGGCGCCAGTGGAACCACTAAGAAGCGGACGGAGCAGCAGCTCGCGCAGCCGCAGTAGGAGTCGAAGCCGCTCGCGTAGTCGCTCGCGTTATCGTAGGCGCGGAAGAAATTCGCGCTCGCGTCATCGCAGCCGTCGTCGTGGCTCGCGATCCGACTCCAGATCCAGGTCAAGAAGCAGGTCGCGATCCCGTCGGCGTCGCAGCTACTCGCGTTCTCGCAGTCCCTCGCCACGCCGCTATGGGAATCGCTTTGTGGTCGGACGCTATCGGTACCGCCGAGATCGCCGTTCACGGTCCTTCCATCGTCGGAGGACACCATCGCCCTTCGTGCCAAGGCGCTCGCCCTCAGCCTTTGCCAACCGCCGCACGCCCTCGCCGTTTGTGCCCCGTCGCACACCATCACCGGCGTCCCGCTATCGACGCACTCGCTCCCGCAGCCGCTCCCGTTCCCGCAGTCTGAGTCCGCGTAGTCAGTCGCGCTACCCACCTAGGGGTAGGGGCCGTGGTCGTAGCACTATGGATCGCAGCAAGTACTCCTGGTACAATCACGATAGACGCAGTGTTTCCCGCGCTGTGGAGCCAAATGGCAAGGATGAGAGGAGCTCTAAAGCAGCTTCGCCGGAAAAAGATGGTGCAAATGACAAGGAGGTTGCAAAGCCAGTGACCGAAGCCGAGCCCACCGTCGAGCAGGTGGACGAAATGATCAAAGAGGCGCAGAAGGAGCGCAAACAAGAACTCATCGAGGCGACCAAGGAGGTCAAGGAGTAG